TTGTCAAAGACCCCATCGGTCGCCAGTAAAATAACATCACCATCTTGCACAGCAAATTGACTTTGGCTAGCAGATTGTGGACTGCAATAAAACACATACTAGATGGGTTTAATATAACAGTTGACTGGTTTCTATTACCTATCACTCAATGCAGAGCCATGATGCCCCGGAGGAGGTAAGGCCAACTGAAATGGAGTATTGAAATAATGTTGCTGTTCTTCAGATTTATGAACCACCTGGCCTTTTCTAACCACCAAAAATCCAGAATCTCCAATATTGACtgtaaataaattatttgattCATGCTCCAAAATAAGAATACATGCAGTGCTGCTTCCTGCAAAAACAGTAGATGTTAGTCTGATTATTTGTTGATTTTGATGATGAAGACCTGCCTGTAATTGGCCGTTTCGAATGAAGCAATTCACGGAAGGCGGCGGATAAGAGATCCACAGGATTTCGAAAGTTACAAGGACTACTAACTGAGGTTATTCTTTCAATGGAGCGCAGCAGCGATAATGAGAAATCACTTGGGTCCACACCATAATCTCTCCATCCCCCAACACCATCAGCAACCGCTACAAGAATAATGGCAAATATTTagaagaacaacaaataaCGAGAACAGTGTCAGTTACCTAAAATATCTGCACTGTCTACATTTTTTACAAGCCAAGCATCATCCCCTATTTGGCCTTTACGGATTTTACCAGATTTGAAACTTTTTGGGAAACCAGCAACAGCAGAAACCAATTTTGGTATGGACTTGCAGgacacattttcatttgtagCATTTGTAATAGCCACACGGGGAGTTCCACTAGAGCTGCTTGATGAGGAACAGTTGTACAAACCACTGACTATTGAACGCGACAATAAACGACCATAAACGCTATGCATGTTTACAACGAGCAAGGTGCCGTGGTAAAAAATTGCTCAATTAAAACGTATCTTTTTTACTTTGTAAagtatttttggtttttaatgtGAAGCCCGTTGCATGTTACAACACCAATGGCACAAAAAGAACGAATCGAAATTACTGATGGCCACCGAACTAAGTTCTTTCACAGTTTACCACAACAACCAGACGACGATTTTTTAACATCAACACGACGTGAGTGTAGAAATCAGAGTCGTTTTCAATAACATcctgaaaataaatttcagcCGAATAATTATATGATGTTCCCACTTTCAGTGTTACTGTATTGCTTAAATTTCCCAGAGGCAAATCATTATAGTCAtgtgatttggattttttttttgtagacggATAAAGGAATACATTTGTATATGAAGGGCTGCAGAAGTGGACGTTTATACTTCCAATAGATGGCTTGAGCAGTCAATCACCTACCATGTTTTGTCTTCCACAGATGGCGCTGCCTTTGTATTCTTTAATCTTCTACCTGCTACCCTTTCCCCTTGTTGGTCAGTGTAAATTGTCTTTGCTTAGCAGTGATGACAGTAGTCAACCTTGGTAACGTGAGATAACGTGTTCGTTACATTGCGTCGGAAATCAGCTCCAACGAAATCTATCCCCAAGAGAGTAAATCTATATTCtatcaaatttgttttgtcattCAACACAAATGACAGCTGAAAGATTAAGTCCGGGAGACCCAAACTCATTTTCAAGGCCAGGTAATTTCAAATCGAACTAAATTTCACTATAGTTAGTATCACATGGGGTTTGGTAAATGCTACCTTAGGCCAAGACCGTAACTCCCATTTGTGGATCATAATGTGAATTCCGACATTAGACTAACTTTTAGAGCTTGATGTTTTAAACAGATGAGGTTAAAGTAACCCACATGGACCTTGTGTTGGATGTGAGTTTTGATACAAAGACAATATCAGGTCATGTAGTACTATCAGTTGAAAAAGTAAATGTTGAAGCAAAAATATTGGTAAGTTATAATTTTCATTAGATGGttaattttattgaaaatgtatTCTAATTGCTTGGGACATCAAATATAGATTCTTGACAGTCGAGACTTGACAATATCTATGGTTCAGGACTTTGATACTAAGCAGCCATTAAAGTTTGAACTTGCCACAAGCTCCACAACTTTTGGGGAGAAACTGGAAATTCATCTCCCAGACAGTCCAAACTTCAAGTAATAATTTACATTATGTACTTAAATTTGCCTTATCTTCACAAGGTGTTGACATTTAAACAATCAATGAGCATTCGATACTTCACCTCAGGTTCAAAATATCAGTACATTATACTACTTCATCAAAATCTACTGCCTTACAGTGGCTCAGCCCAGAACAAACTTTGGGGAAAAaacatccttttctttttagccaGTGCCAGGTATTAACTGCATGCTAgtatgaaagaaaagaagaagaaaccaaCAATAACTAccataaattaaatttttaataggCCATTCATTGCCGCTCATTGATACCTTGCCAAGATACACCAAGCAATAAAGTTACCTACGAAGCCAAAGTATAGCCCCTCCCTCCCCAATTTTTATCGTTAAatacttatttttctttttctggaagaTAACGGCGCCACATGACCTAACTGTATTGATGAGCGCCATTCGCCAGGGAGAGCCGGTCAAAACTGATGATAAAAAAATCCACAAATTTCATCAGCCGGTGCTCATCCCATCATATCTGTATGGTCAAGTCCAAACATATGATGATATCACAACTATTCTGTCTTCACAATCAAACACGTTTTGATAGATTGGCCATCGTTGTTGGAGATTTACAATCCCGTCAGATAGGCCCGCGGTCTCACGTTTGGTCCGAACCCGCTTTGCTGGATAAGGCTGCTTACGAGTTTGCGGAAGTATAACCTGATCgataaattattttaaatggATAATCCAATATCAGTCCTATTACATTTCAGACAGAGGCTCAGCTGAGCGCTGCTGAAGATGTTTGTGGACCGTATGTGTGGGGAGTGTACGATTTGCTCGTGTTACCTCCTTCATTTCCGTTTGGGGGCATGGAAAATCCTTGTTTGACTTTTGTCACACCGACTTTGATagttagttttcttttgttgcaaGACGAAACcttgtttattgtttatgaTCTAGGCAGGAGACCGTTCGCTTGTAGATGTTATTGCACACGAAATTGCACATAGTTGGACTGGAAACTTGGTCACTAATAGCAACTTCGAACACTTTTGGCTGAACGaaggtaaaaattttctatGCATAATGTTACTACATAAACAAAGCTAAACTGGATAAGTTTCTTTTATCATACATGTTATGCTCCGTGTCAATACCTGCAACCCCGCCATAATAAATCCAATCTTTGATACAGGTTTTACTGTTTTCGTTGAGCGGAAAATCGCAGGTCGTCTTCATGGCGAAGCTTCTCGCCATTTTGCAGCCATTGGCGGAAAAACATATTTAGCCGATACGGTATGCtttggttttttgttcttgtcgTTTAATATTCCTTCAAATAATTTGCGACATGCTTGATTTTTTCATAGATTGAATCGATGGGAGCATCGAACCCTTTGACATCCTTGATGCCAGATCTTACTGGCATCGACCCTGACGATTCATTCTCGACAGTTCCTTATGAAAAGGGACAAGCATTTCTCTGGTATCTGGAAGAGTTAGTCGGTGGTCCAGGTAATTTGCCTTTCTTCATCCACAGTTCCAAAGCACCATTAAATGATATACTTCAATGTTTACAGGCGAGTTTGATCCTTTTCTGAAATCGTACATCGCCAATTTTCAATACCGTTCAATCGAAACGAACGATTTCGTTCAGTATCTTAAACATTATTTCCAAAATACTGCAGCCGCCGACAAACTTGAAAAAGTAGATTGGCAAACTTGGTTTCACTCTCCTGGAATGCCGCCAACATTTGTCAAGTAACTTGATTAATGATGTTATTCtggtcttctttttttcttttcttaataaAACGTGTTTATAGCTATGATGACAGTTTAGCCGTACCTTGCAAAGCCCTCTGTCAGCAGTGGAGTGATTGGAATAACAAGGGTTGTCCCGAACCTGTCTGCATGTCGCCTGAGGATTTGAAAACATTGTCTCCGTCACAAATTCAAGAATTCTTGGCCCAGTTGTTGCTCGGACCACCGCTGTCATGCAAAACTGTCGAAAAAATGCAACAAATTTATGGTCTGGACAGCGTCCAGAAtgcggaaatcaaatttaggTATGCCTCTTTTCTTCCTGTTAATGTGATCAAATTCCACTGTCATCGTTGATTGCAGGTGGTTACGTCTCTGTCTGAGAGCGCAGTACAAAGAATCGATTCCTTTGGCGGTCCAGTTTGCAACTTCACAAGGACGAATGAAGTATTGCCGACCGATTTTTAGGTATTTGGTATTGTTGTTTAGCATTACAAGTTTCAGTGCacattcataattttttttagggatTTGTATAACTGGGAAGATGCCCGGCCGTCGGCATTGGAAGCCTATGATAAAGTGAAGGACCAATGGATGTACGTTTGTGCTTATACAGTGGGAAAAGACCTTCATGTAATCCAGTGATTTTACTTCGTCAATGGTCTAAATGGCAATTGAAGCAATggtaataaaacaaacaaaaaagaatagtaaacaataataaaagtCTTGGGGGAATTGCTTGTAGAACCAATTTTTCCCGATGTTCTATTAATTTTCACGTTAAGCATCTACAGGAATGGCACGAGAAATAAAGTACAGCAGAACGGCAAATGTATTAAAACCATGTTGTTGATAACTACAACAAAAACTGCTCTACTGATTGCCTCATCATTTGGCGACGGGATCGCAGTCGAAGCTCTTCTTGAAGGTTTATCGGCACAAGTTGAGGCGTTTTTACATCTTCCATTGTGACTCTACATCCATAACAAAGAACGACACTCCAATCTTCCATTGTTCCGGCATCCATTGTTTTGCAGCATTTTTTTCCTGGATTACTGCAGTTAGCATTACAAGATGTTAACTGCAGTTGAGCGTTGGTGCTACGTGGCTCAGCTTCAAGATCTTTTAAACCACTTGGTCCACTTCGCGAAATAGTCTGCGAAATGCTTCGAGCGGTGGATGCACTACAGAGAGTTGACTCTTCAATAGCTGAGAGGCATAACAAACAACGGGAGTCGTCTTTAAACTCGGAAGAACTCTTGTCGACCACGACGTTTGATTTGAGTTTGTCGCTGGTACGAAACAAAGTTGATATCGTAGCAGGAAAATTTGCTTGTAATGTAACTACAAACTCTTCGGTTAATCGCCCAATACTGGCTGTCGGACCTAACTAGATAATGAACCTCGGTTTACAGCCGTGTTACTGAATGATTGGCAACAAATTACCTTTGATGACAATGTTGGTAAACACAGAGAATCAATCTCCAAAAAGTTTGCTAAATAGGCAACTTCTTTATCGACAAACTCGCGCATGGGTCGCAGGAAAACTACACCTGTGCGTGTATCGGCAAATCCCTGGGACAAGTTGAAATTAATTTGGGGTAAAGAAAGTATATAGAAAACCGGCAGCTACTTACAATTTCTTGAGCAATTTGTGCCCCTCTTCCTTGACCGACAGCGGATAATAGCTGACCAGCCAATCTAGTAGCATTGGGACCCAAAAATACTTTAGAGTAATTTAAATGCGTAGCAATAAGCGTAATCAGACGCTGTTTCAAACGTAGAAGCAAATCTTCCTTTGCCGTAAGGCTTTTTACGGAACTaaaaagtttttcaaattGGTTTGCGTAAACCGAAGGTTCAACTTCGTAAGAATTCATCTGTAGCTTCACATCACTGACGTCCGTCGCCAAGCTGTATTCCAGGCTACAAATGTAAACGTCCAGGCAGTTTCTTTTAGCGTATTCAAGGACAAAATCTATActtgcctttctttcttccttagAAAGATTTAAAATTCCACCTTCTGAAAAACATACACAATTCAGGAATTATTCATAATTCTCTAATTAAGATTCTTTCAGTTTGTTTACCATCTATGTACAACAAACTGGGTTTGATaaccaatttcattttgttggaATCTGATGGTTCTAAACCTTGCTTGATAAGGTGTACCATAGACCCACTAGACAACCCACCAGAATATGCTAACAAAACCTGGTCGTTGTGCTGGAGTATACGAGCTTTTCCAATGGTTGAACGGAATTTATGGACAGCATATTTCATGAAGCAGTCCCTGAAGTGGAAACACCAATATTAAAATGCTAAACTAAGACAAATTTACCTTACCGGCAATATGGGTCTGTTTTACGAAGAAGAACCTGGGCCTTTAAAATACGACATTTGCGGCACAAAGCATCCTTACTAGTAAAAACGggttaaaaattaattttctttatagCACTTATAGTCACCTTACAAAAGTAATTTTGGAGTTGCAACCATGGTATCGGTGGGTAAATTTTCTTCGTTGATGGAACACATATTGAACTTTTTCCACTTGTGTTAGCgtcaaacaattcaaaaatgaGGCAGAGGAATATACCAAATCGTGCCAAAAAGTAGGACACTGCACATGCCGTGAAAAATAACTTATCAAATACCAATACACCGAAACCCGAACCGTCCACAGATTTCATCGTCTGCTTTATGGcaaatattgtttttgccaaaGCTTTTTCTGCGTAAGCactcgaaacaaaaaatgttaaatttatGGCCAAttgaaatctaaaaaaaataataacttaCAATTTCTCTtaattaataaaacaaaaaggattttattGCATTAACCTTCTATGAAATACTGGCAACTCCCAAGCCGTAGCTAAATAGCATCCCGTCTCCCATTGCATCAGCTGGTGTATCCCGGCTAGACACGTTTGTAACGTAATATTTTTGGTTAATTGCTAGTGTTGCAGGCTTAATATTTTTCCAACCATGGCTGAAGAAGAAGCAGTAAGTCTTTTAGTTATCAATGTTTGTGTTTCAAATTATCTTAACTGACTTATCATTTTGTCAAGATCTTTGATCCatctttgaagaagaagaagaaaaaggcaaagaagacCCCGTTTGATTTTGATGCAGCTCTAGCCGGCGGAACAGCTGGTAATGAACCTACCGAAGTGGAAGTAGGGAAAGAGAATGAGAacccagaagaagaagaagttaaAGATATAGATGACCTAGATCTGGATAGTTttggcaagaagaagaaaaagtcaaaAAAGAAGGCTTTCCCAATTGAGGACCTTGAAGTAGCCTCACCTGAAGTAGAAGGTCAAGATGGAGAAGCAGTTGAAGACCAAGAAGATTTAGACcttgatttttcaaaaagtttaaagaaaaagaaaaagaagaaaatcactGGTGctgtagaagaagaaaaagatgaaaaaggTGAGAATACACTGTCTAGCAAAAGAAAccataattttgttttctaaaccATTGTTAACCATAAATTTTCTGCAGAGGAAAGCACTGGTGTTGCATGGACCAATGATGGAGACTACACATACGATGAATTGCTTAATAGAGTTTTCAACATTATGAGAGAAAAGAATCCAGAAATGGTAgcaggagaaaagaaaaagtttacAATGAGGCCTCCTCAGGTTGTCCGAATTGGAACTAAGAAAACATCTTTTGCAAATTTCTCCGAAATCTGCAAAATGTACGTTCCTTCTTAAAACTTATTATTTTGAGTAGTTTTTATTGTAATATAACATTGATTTGGCAGGTTACATAGGCAACCGAAACACGTATTAGCCTTTCTCCTGGCTGAGCTTGGTACCAGTGGATCTGTTGATGGAAACAATCAACTCATCATCAAAGGGCGATTTCAGCAAAAACAGATGGAAAATGTATTACGTCGCTACGTAAAAGAATACGTCACTTGTCATACGTGCCGTTCCCCTGATACCATTCTACAGAAGGATACtcgcctcttttttcttcagtgTGAAACATGCGGCTCAAGGTGTTCTGTGGCCTCCATCAAATCTGGTTTCCAGGCCGTGACCGGAAAGCGTGCGGCCATTCGAGCCAAAACAGCGTAAATTGGttcgttttgaaaagaaaaatatgtgcTGTGTTTTGTCATAACGagagaaataaatttctttcgtttatattttacttctttctatttaataattaatggcgtaataataaatattagacaacacaaatttcattttcaagagaaTGCAAGTTTAGGTAAAtatgaaatttcaattttgttctCGTTGAATATTTGCTCCACTAATCAATCCTTTTACATTGCTTAAAGGTGCTCGACAGACACATAATTTTGTTCTGCAGGAATATCTTCGCCAATTGTTTCGGAACTGGTTATTTCGTAAGGTTTGTGGTCGTTTGTCacctcccttttttccttcgaagaagaaaagcagtCACGCTGTATCAAAGAAATATGGTCAAGTTGCGTATCCTCGACGCGTTCAGTATCTTCCGATTGAACAGAGGAAAACCAATTTCCAATGATCGGTACCACTGAGAGACCGCGGATGCCAGGCGGAGCAGGTTGTTCATTGGTCTCGGAGCTCAGCAATCCACTTCCGTTCAATTTCGATTGACCTTTGTAAAGCGGTATGTATAGCGCCAAGTCGTCATCGTCAGCATCCATTCGCTTTCGTTTGCGCTATAATATTAAAGAAGAGTGTGTAATGGATGCAGTTTATGTATAAAATTGATAGACTTACGCCTGATCCAGGTTCAATGTCACGAGATGATCCAGTTTGCCGTACCGATATCAACTGCGATAGCG
The nucleotide sequence above comes from Daphnia carinata strain CSIRO-1 chromosome 3, CSIRO_AGI_Dcar_HiC_V3, whole genome shotgun sequence. Encoded proteins:
- the LOC130698544 gene encoding protein phosphatase PTC7 homolog; its protein translation is MHSVYGRLLSRSIVSGLYNCSSSSSSSGTPRVAITNATNENVSCKSIPKLVSAVAGFPKSFKSGKIRKGQIGDDAWLVKNVDSADILAVADGVGGWRDYGVDPSDFSLSLLRSIERITSVSSPCNFRNPVDLLSAAFRELLHSKRPITGSSTACILILEHESNNLFTVNIGDSGFLVVRKGQVVHKSEEQQHYFNTPFQLALPPPGHHGSALSDSPQSASQSQFAVQDGDVILLATDGVFDNVPQPVLVAELSKLGGVKDQLCVQQTANSIALMARNLSFDGRYMSPFAQRARDYGIRAIGGKPDDITVLLATVAI
- the LOC130698511 gene encoding leukotriene A-4 hydrolase-like translates to MTAERLSPGDPNSFSRPDEVKVTHMDLVLDVSFDTKTISGHVVLSVEKVNVEAKILILDSRDLTISMVQDFDTKQPLKFELATSSTTFGEKLEIHLPDSPNFKFKISVHYTTSSKSTALQWLSPEQTLGKKHPFLFSQCQAIHCRSLIPCQDTPSNKVTYEAKITAPHDLTVLMSAIRQGEPVKTDDKKIHKFHQPVLIPSYLLAIVVGDLQSRQIGPRSHVWSEPALLDKAAYEFAETEAQLSAAEDVCGPYVWGVYDLLVLPPSFPFGGMENPCLTFVTPTLIAGDRSLVDVIAHEIAHSWTGNLVTNSNFEHFWLNEGFTVFVERKIAGRLHGEASRHFAAIGGKTYLADTIESMGASNPLTSLMPDLTGIDPDDSFSTVPYEKGQAFLWYLEELVGGPGEFDPFLKSYIANFQYRSIETNDFVQYLKHYFQNTAAADKLEKVDWQTWFHSPGMPPTFVNYDDSLAVPCKALCQQWSDWNNKGCPEPVCMSPEDLKTLSPSQIQEFLAQLLLGPPLSCKTVEKMQQIYGLDSVQNAEIKFRWLRLCLRAQYKESIPLAVQFATSQGRMKYCRPIFRDLYNWEDARPSALEAYDKVKDQWMYVCAYTVGKDLHVIQ
- the LOC130698527 gene encoding cytoplasmic tRNA 2-thiolation protein 2-like, with protein sequence MCSINEENLPTDTMVATPKLLFKDALCRKCRILKAQVLLRKTDPYCRDCFMKYAVHKFRSTIGKARILQHNDQVLLAYSGGLSSGSMVHLIKQGLEPSDSNKMKLVIKPSLLYIDEGGILNLSKEERKASIDFVLEYAKRNCLDVYICSLEYSLATDVSDVKLQMNSYEVEPSVYANQFEKLFSSVKSLTAKEDLLLRLKQRLITLIATHLNYSKVFLGPNATRLAGQLLSAVGQGRGAQIAQEIGFADTRTGVVFLRPMREFVDKEVAYLANFLEIDSLCLPTLSSKLGPTASIGRLTEEFVVTLQANFPATISTLFRTSDKLKSNVVVDKSSSEFKDDSRCLLCLSAIEESTLCSASTARSISQTISRSGPSGLKDLEAEPRSTNAQLQLTSCNANCSNPGKKCCKTMDAGTMEDWSVVLCYGCRVTMEDVKTPQLVPINLQEELRLRSRRQMMRQSVEQFLL
- the LOC130698545 gene encoding eukaryotic translation initiation factor 2 subunit 2-like; translation: MAEEEAIFDPSLKKKKKKAKKTPFDFDAALAGGTAGNEPTEVEVGKENENPEEEEVKDIDDLDLDSFGKKKKKSKKKAFPIEDLEVASPEVEGQDGEAVEDQEDLDLDFSKSLKKKKKKKITGAVEEEKDEKEESTGVAWTNDGDYTYDELLNRVFNIMREKNPEMVAGEKKKFTMRPPQVVRIGTKKTSFANFSEICKMLHRQPKHVLAFLLAELGTSGSVDGNNQLIIKGRFQQKQMENVLRRYVKEYVTCHTCRSPDTILQKDTRLFFLQCETCGSRCSVASIKSGFQAVTGKRAAIRAKTA